The window ATATTATGGATATTTTTTCTTAAAAAATATCATCAATATAAATTTCGTTGGATAAACGGCTTTTTACTTACAATTATATTCTTAACTTTCGGGATTATAGCATTTTGGTATAATTCCCCCCTTAATAGACAAAGTCATTACACAAAGTTTGCTGACACTAAAGCATACTTAATCAAAATTGAAAGTCCATTTACGGAAACAGCAAAAACATACAAAAGTATAGGTCGGGTAAAAGCCGTTTTTACTGCCAAAGATTCCATCTGGAAAACAAGTAATGGAAGAATAATACTTTATTTCCAGAAACAGGATGAATTTCCGCTTAAATATAATGATGAAATTATTTACACCTCAAAACTCACTCCAATTCAAGGAACTCAAAATCCATATGCCTTTGATTATGGGAAATATATGCGACGAAAAGGAATTTTTCATCAAATATTTATCAAGGAAAGCGATTGGAAACAAGTAGAATCTCAAAGAAATTTTAGCCTACAATCTTTAGCAATTAAACTCAGAACAAAACTTCTTAACATTATAAACAATTTGCAATTCGAGAGTGAGAATAAAGCGGTGGCAGCTGCTCTTCTAATTGGCTACGACGAATATTTAGATGATAATCTACGCTCACTATTTGCAGGTTCAGGAGCAATGCATATTCTTTGTGTATCCGGATTGCATGTAGGCATTATTTTTATGTTAAGTAATTTTCTATTCGGATTTTTGGGGAAAATCCCATTTGGAAACGAATTAAAAACTATAATTATTTTAGCCATCATATGGTTTTACACTCTAATTACGGGATTATCACCGTCGGTAATGCGTGCTGCTACCATGTTTACATTTATGATTATTGGAAAATTATTTAACCGAAAAGGCAATACTTATAATAGTTTGGCTGCCTCCGCATTACTACTGCTTTTGATTGATCCTAACTTAATTTATAATATCGGTTTTCAATTATCGTATGGAGCTGTGTTTGCCATACTTTATATACAAGCAAAACTTTTTAAATTACTCTATTTCAAAAACATATTATTAAGTAAAATATGGGCTTTAATATGTGTTTCTATCGCTGCCCAAATAGGAACTTTTCCATTAGCAATCTATTATTTTCACCAATTTCCAAATTATTTTCTACTAACAAATCTTTGGGTTATTCCGCTTGCTTTTATTGTAATTACAGGTGGTATAATAGTTTTACTTATTGGCTTATTCGGACTATCATCAAGTTTATTAGGAATAATTGCTTCTAACTTTCTAAACCTAAGTTTAATCAGCCTGAACAAAGGAGTAGAAATAATAAACCAACTACCAAATGCTGTAAGTCATAACCTATCATTGGCTCAATCCGAAGTTTTATTATCTTACATTTTATTATTTTCTGCTATCACTTTAATTTTATATAGAAAAAGAATATGGTTTTTCCCTATGCTCTCAACTGTATTATTACTACTTATGAGTTTTATTTTTACAAATACAAATAATTTGAAATCAGATGTTTGGGTGGTTTACAAAACAAACAGCTGGTCGGCTATGGACTTTATCTCTAAACAAAAAAGTGTGCTTTTAGGTGATTCTGCTTTTATTTTTGATCAACAGAAACAAAAATTTATTGTTGGTGAGAATCATATTAAAAATGGAGTAAAAAAACGAGTCGTCTTACAAAATTTTCAATCAGATAGTTTAAATGTACTAACATTTAAAGAAAATATAATTCTTTTTAATTCTCTTAGGATTCTGTATTTAGACAAGGTTCAAACAAAAAGAAGTTTTAAAACGCCATTAGCAATTAATTATATAGTTATAGCAAAAGATGCAAAAGTAAATTTAGAGGAATTACGTAGCCAATATAGTTTTAATGCGATTATTTTTGATTCTTCAAACCATTGGTGGCGTATTAAGCAACTTAAATCAGAAGCCGATGCCTTGGGTATTTCCTATTGGGATGTTAATGAGAAAGGAGCTTTTGTTTTTTCATTAAACGCCCTCCCTATATCCATCAACACCTAACTTACAGATTTTATTATATTTGTTTGCGATAGATAAAGAATAAGTATTTTTATTTAGATAAATATGACGACAAAATTATTATTGTTTATTTCTGTAATTTTCGATAAGCTCCAACAATATTGGGATAGTAGAAAGAATCATCGATTAGTTGGAAGTCTTTTGGGCGCTTCTTTTATAATTTCCCTTATTATTTCTATTCTAAATACTTTTAACCTACTTCCTCCTGCTATTGCTGCTGTGATTCCCTCTAATAAATTCTTTGCTATTAATATTGCTTTTACTCTTTTGCTATTAGTTGAAATAGTAGGTTTAGTATTCGCTATTGCACGTTCTGTATCCACATCGTTAATAAAACAGTTCGAGATTTTCTCACTAATTTTGCTACGTTCCGCATTTAAACAATTTGGGAATTTGAATTTTGATTTCGATTGGCAGGAAGCATTTGAACCTATATCGGCTATGCTTTCCGATGCTTTTGGAGCTTTAGTTATTTTTGTTATTATTTTATTAATAAGTAAGATTCAAAAACATACACCCATTACATCCGATCCTGTAAACCAAACTCGGTTTATCCTTTTTAAAAAAAATAGTGCCTTACTACTATTTATATTATTTATTATTAGTGGGATTATAGATATCTCGTTATATCTCAGACATGGAGAGATATTTGATTTCTTCTCTAATTTTTATACAATATTAATATTCAACGATATACTATTAGTTTTAATTAGTTTACGCTACAATTATTCTTATTTAATAGTATTTAGGAATTCTGCTTTTGCGGTTGCTACACTTATCATAAGAATGGCCTTAACTGCACCTCCTTATTTTAATGCCGTTTTAGGGATTTTAGCTAGTGTTTTTGGCTTAGGGGTGGTTTATTTTTACAATAAATATGTTACATTCTCCTTACTAGATGAAGAATGAAAAAGCCTATCTTTGCCGATTATAAATACAAAATTGTATGCAATCTCAAATCAAAGAACTACAAAATCTTGTCGAAAATAAATCTCCCGAAGAGATAATTAAAATTTTTATAGAAAAATTTCAAGATAGAATTGCCTTTTCCTCCAGCCTTGGAGCAGAAGATCAGGTAATTACCGATATGATATCTAAGATTAATAAATCTACTAAAATATTTACTTTAGATACCGGTCGTGTATTTCCGGAAACATATGATTTAATAGACAGGACAAGTAAACGATATAAAATACCTATTCAAGTATATTTTCCTGATGCTAAGCAAGTTGAAGAAATGGTTAACGAAAAAGGCATTAATCTGTTTTTTGAAAGTATAGAAAATCGAAAACTCTGCTGTCATATCCGTAAAATTGAACCTCTAAAACGAGCTTTTAAAGGTTTGGATGTTTGGATTTGTGGTTTGCGTCGAGATCAAAGTGTCACTCGTACGGATGTCCAAATTGTAGAATGGGATGAAGCTAATGGATTAATAAAACTAAATCCTATTGTAGATTGGACAGAAGAAGAAGTTTGGGATTATATCAAAGAAAATCGTGTTCCATATAATCGCTTACACGATAAAGGATTCCCCAGCGTAGGTTGTCAACCTTGTACACGAGCTATTGAAGAAGGCGAAGACACACGTGCCGGTCGTTGGTGGTGGGAAAATCCTGAAACTAAGGAGTGTGGATTACATGTAAAGTAAATACTTTAATTAAGGAATGAATATCCATTTCCACACAAAATCTAAGTCCGTTTAAACATTTTTCAATGAGCTTTATTAAAACACATATAGAGAATCAAATAGCTACTATTACACTTAATAACGATAAAAATAAAAATGCTTTCGACTCAAAATTATTAAGTGAGCTTTGTGCTACTTTCGATGCTTTTAAAACAGATGAAATACGAGTTGTAATCTTACGTAATAATACCGAAGCCAATGTTTGGTGTGCCGGTTCCAATATTAATGAATTACCCGAATCGGGTAAAGATCCTCTTCCCATTAATAACCCCTTAGAAAAACTGATGCGCAAAATTGAGGTGTTTCCCCACCCTATTATTGCAATGCTCGACGGAAGTGTTTGGGGTGGCGGCTGCGATTTAGCTTTTAGCTGCGATATTTTAATAGGTACTTCACAAACAAGTTTTGCTATTACAACTGCAAAAATGGGTGTTCCTTATAATGCAATAGGAATTTTAAATTTCCTTAATCGTGTCCCTATAAATATTGCAAAAGAGATGTTTTATACCGCTCTACCTATTACCGCTGATAAAGCTTATAATCTTGGTATTCTAAATCATTTGGTAGATCACGATGAAATAGAAGATTTTACCTATACCTTAGCTCAACAAATTATAGACAATTCGCCTTTAAGTATTACCGTTACCAAACAACAATTAAACCTATTAAGTAAGGCTCGCCCCCTTGATTCTCAGGCAATTGAAACAATTAATAAATTGCGCTATTTGGCCTATACCAGCGAAGATATGAAAGAAGGTAAAAAAGCGTTTTTAGAAAAGCGAAAACCAAAATTTAAAGGTAAATAAATCCTCTACTAATTATTTTATTGTTATCATTAATAGTTTTGCTTTCTTTCCTTTATTAAACAGCAAAAAATATCGTTCCGATTTTTTTAATAATTCCGATGGTAGTTCGCCCGACCATTCGCCACTGACTTTTCCTGCTTTTTGTTCCCATATTTCATTCATATCCGCATCGAAAAGTGTAATTTTCAGTTTCCCCTTTTCTTTAAAAGCAGTAGTGATAGTTGTTATCTCATCATCTATATTTAGTGTAAAATTATTCAATTCTAATGCTTCTGCTTTAGAATCAAGAATACCTTTTGCAGTAGCTTTTGCAATTTCTCCATCATCAAGGGTAGAAATCATTAGCATTTTTCCGTGTGAGCTCCTATCAACATCTGTTGAAACATCAACAATTACCTTTGTATCTTCTCCTTCGTCCGACTTTAAACGTATAACTCTAACATTTCCATCTTCTTTAATCATATGTACATCATTACTAATAAAGATGGCATCGCCTTTAGCAGCTTCTCCTTTAAGTTTTTTAACAATAAGCTGTCCTCCATCCATCTCATAGATTTCCTCTAAATCAGCATCATCACCAAAGAAAACCATATTTTCTCCACCTTTAATTTTCTTAATTAGAAGCCTTTCGCCATCTTTTTCTACCCAAATATTTTGGTTGTTATCTATAGAGTCGCCCTTTATAATAATCTCTCTTAATTCAAGGCTATCTCCGTCAGAATCAACATTCATATTAATAGTAATTCGCTTTTCGCCATCGTTATCAATCCAAATACTCTTTTTTGCCTGTTTAGCATTCATCACAAAAATATTTTCATCATCATCAAAATACTTATGCAAATCCTTCATTTGTGCTTTTAATTGCTCTGTCTGCTCTGCCCATTCTACTTGATGAAATTCTTCCATTGCTTTCTCCAGTTTTTCCATAGCCTTTTCGTTCATTTTCATGCTCTCAAGTTCTATTTTCAACTCCTCTAAAGCTTTCTGAAGATTTTCTTTTCCCTCTTGCATTTCTTCGCTGACAGTCATCATATGCTTTTGTACATTTTCGTTATCAAAATATTCATCCATAATAACGTCCATGTCAATGGTCATCTGTTTAGCATACTCTTTTAGTTCACTTTTCATCTTAGCAATTTCTTCATCCGAAAATCCTGCTTGCTCTTTTATCTGACGCAAAATTTCAATATAATCGCAGTCATAGTCTATGGTAAAAGTTGTATCAACTACTTTTTTGTTTCCATTATCATCAATTACTTCTATCTTAATTTTAGCTTTCTTTTTTGTTTTAGGCTCTTGAGCATAAGAATTTAAACTAAAAATAACTCCTATAATAAAAAGCAAGCTGATTCGTAAAGTTTTCATATCGTTTATGTTTTTTTTGATTATTGTCAGTTGCAAAATTAATATGCCATTTCTACTAATGCTTTAAATTCAGGTTAAAAAAGCTTAAGGAAGGTTAAAGTTATAATTTTAAGTCGCTTTCTTTACTAATTTTGAAACCATGAGAGAAAATAATAATCCTTTAAACAAGATTATGACAAAAAGAAATCTATCATTAACTACAGCCATTGGCTTTATCACTCTGTTTGGTATTATTGCGGAATAAACAGCACTAACGCCACGGAAGTTTTATCGAACGTTCATTTAAGCAAAAACTAACTGACTCAGAAAATTATCTAAAACGTATTTTATTATATATCCACAACAATCCTGTTCATCCCGGTTTTAGCAAACAGGCATCTGAATATTTATGGAGTAGTTATCAAAGTTATATTTCAAGCAAATCAACATTATTCATAAGTCTTTACGATTCTATATTAAAATTCAGAGAAATTGAAGAAAAGCGTTGCTTATAAAAAACCTTTCTCCTACTCTTTTCTTTTCATAATTACAGCTCAGAAAATTAAATGAAATTGTAAATCGATCCGAAGGCTAGTACTTCTTATATTTAGAAATTAAATTCCTTTTTTGAACATAATTTTGATGCTTATTCCTGATGGGGATTACTATTTTCTTTGTACCTAAAATACCACCAATAATTGTGCCCGGAATAGCAAAAAAAGCACCCAAAACAAGAGCTTTATCTTCTGCTTTAAAAGAAATAAATTCACTTTCAGGATCATCGCCACTGGCTAACCCTAAAGTCGCCCCAAACAATGCTCCACTCAGTCCTCCTAAAATTAATCCTCTTCCTACTCTTCCTTTTCTATAGACTTTAATCTTATCAATATCAATGCTTTCAATGTGTACGACTTCATCGTATTTTCCAAAAGCTAAATTTCTTATCTCCAAATACTTATCTTGAACGCCCACTATTGGACCTACTGTTTTTCCTTCAGAAGTATAAACCTTAGCAATATAATCATTGCTATTTAAATCTATTTTTGTTCCCTGAGCATAAACTTCATTCACTGTTAATATGAAAGCAATCAAAATGGACATGTAAATAATTCCGTATTTGAGGTTATTTTTCATTAAGATATGATTTTATATAGTATAACAAATGTAGATAAAATCTAAACACTCCATCTATTTTTTTCTTCTTTAAAAAAGGCTTATAAATTTCCAATGGTTTCATACATTTGCATAAACCTAATTAAACTGATCATGAAAAGCTCCTTATTTCTTTTAGTTTCTATACTGTTTTTAAACCTTGCAGTAGAAGCTCAAGTAAACCTGTTAACTATAGCAGAATCATCAAATTACACTAAAACATCAACTCATCAAGACGTATTAAATTTCATTAAGATACTTGATAAAAACTCGCCATATCTACGCATTGATACCATTGGAAAAACAACCGAAGGAAAACCGATACCTCTATTAATATTAGCAAATCCTATGATTGACTCCCCCGAAGATATAAGAAACGATGAGCGTTTAGTTCTCTATTTTCAGGCCAATATTCATCCGGGTGAAATTGAAGGAAAAGAGGCAACGCAAGCACTTGCACGTGAAATGATTAATAATCCCGACAACAAATATTTTAAAAAGCTGATTATACTTATTGTCCCCGATCTTAATGCCGATGGTAACGATAAAATGAGCGAGAAAAACAGAACAAATCAAAACGGACCAAAATCGGTTGGGGTACGGTATAATGGACAACAGCTCGATATAAATCGTGATGCAATGAAATTAGAAACTCCTGAAATGCAAGCGGTTGTCAGTCAAATATATAATCGCTGGGATCCAGCAATAGTAGTGGACATGCACACTACAAACGGTTCATATCATGTTGAACCTGTTACTTTTACCTGGCAAATGAATCCAAATGGAGACCGCAATTTAATAAACTATATGCGCGATAATATGATGCCTTGGGTTTCTAAAACTTTAAAAGGAAAATACAAAACACTAAATTGTTTTTATGGCGAATTTATCGATCGTGGCGACCGTTCTAAAGGCTGGATATCCTATGCTTCAGAGACACGATATATGACTAATTATGTTGGCGTTCGTAACCGACTTTCTATTTTAGACGAAAATTATGTTTATGCCGATTATAAATCGAGAGTTTTAGGCTCACATAATTTATTATTATCGATAATGGATTTTGCAGTTGATAATAAAGATGAAATTAAAAATATTTTGGCTAAAGCCGATGAAAGAAATCTCCTTCGTGGTTTAAATACTACAAAAGCAGATTCGTTTGCATTAAAATATAAAGGTTACCCAACACCAAAACTTGCTACTATAATGACTTACGAAGTAGAACCTTATAAAGATAAGAACGGGCGGACTCGATATAAGAAAACCGATAAGCAAGTAGATGTTACAGTTCCTTATATTGCTGATTATTATGCTACTAAACAAATAGCTTATCCTTATGCTTACATTTTAAACACGACTAACGAAAAAGTAATTAATACCTTAAAACTACATGGTATTGAGCTTAAGCAATTAAATTCGGATATCGAATTAGAAGTTGAACGCTATAAAATCAGCAGTTTGAAACCTGTAAGCAGATTAAATCAGGGACATTATTTGAATACCATAGAGGGTGAATATATTATTGAAAAGAAAGAATTTAAAGCAGGAACCTACTACATTTTGAGCAGTCAAAAGTTAGGGAGTCTCGCAGCCTATCTTTTAGAGCCGGAAACAGATGACGGATTACTAAGATGGAATTTCTTCGATAGATACTTGGTTCCTCAATGGGGCAGCTATTATTTTCCCTATCCGGTTTATCGTTTGATGCAACCCACATCTTTATAGAACGGTGTTAACTGAGTTAATTTCCGACAAGGTCACACAAGGCTTTTTACAAAGAGTTATAAAAAAGGAAAAATAAAACTTCTTTATTTAATCTTTTCTGTAAACCTGTTCAACACCTTTTATTAGAGAAAGTTTCTCAATCATAAGTTCCAGATGCTCAACATCGTGAACAAAAACTTTAATTAGTCCGCTAAAAACACCACCGCTCGATTGAAAGCTTGAGCTCAACATATTAATACTTAAGTCGTTAGAAATAACCTGAGTTACTTTATTCAACAAGCCAACATCGTCTCTGCCTTTGATACCAACTGTGGTTTTAAAATTTAATTTTTGTTTCTGAGCTTTCCATTGTGCCGGAATTATTCTGTAAGGAAAGCGACTTCTCATATTAGCGGCATTTTTGCATGTAGTTCTGTGAATTGTAATTCCTTTAGAAACTGTTACAAAACCAAAAATACGATCGCCGGGAATAGGATTACAACATTTTGCAAACTTATAATTGATATGGTCAATTTGATCTACTGTAAGGATATCCTGACTCGATTTGTCGAGCTTATCCTCCATTTGCTCTTCGACAATGGTATTATCTTCTGTTAAAACTAAATTCTCCTTTTCTTCGGCTTTGGGTTCTTGTAAAAGAATCTTTTTTAAATCCAGTGGATCAATCTTTTCAAGCGAAACATTCAAATACAAATCGTGAATCTGTTTAAACTTATAATATTCAACCAATCTATCAATAACAGTTTGGTTAAAATCCATTTTCCAATTTTTAAAACGGCGCTCAAGAATTTCCTTTCCTCGACTTATCTCTAATAATCGTTCTTCATCAAGAGCCTTTCTTATCCTTATTTTTGTACGATTAGACATTACAAATTTCAACCAATCGGCACTGGGCTTTTGATTTTTTGAAGTAATAATCTGTACTTGATCGCCATTCTTTAAAACATATTTAATTGGAACTATTTTACCATTTACCAATGCATTTGCACAATGCGAACCAATATCAGAGTGAATACTGAAAGCAAAATCAAGTACTGTAGCTCCTCCACTTAATTTTTTCAGATCGCCTTGTGGAGTAAAAACAAAAATTTCGTTAGAAAAAGATTTAGCACTATTTAAGTCAAAAGCACTTGTTGGTGCTCCGTTCTCCTGTATTGCTTTACGGATTAAACTCAACCAATAATCTATTCCGTCGCCTCCCTTACCTCCTTTATATTTCCAATGAGCAGCCATACCATTTTCTGCTTCATCGTCCATTCGTGTGGTACGAATTTGCACTTCGACATTACGATTATTTTTATCTTGAACAGTTGCATGCAGAGATTCATAGCCGGAACTTTTAGGCATTGTTATCCAATCGCGTAAGCGACTTAAATCAGGTTTATAAATGTTAGTTACAACCGAATAAACATGCCAACAATCAGCCTTCTCTAATTTTGGATCACTATCCAAAATAATACGAATCGCCCATAAATCAAAAACTTTTTCAAAGGGAATCCCTTGTTTTTTCATTTTCGTATAAATGGAATTTATTGACTTAACACGACTTTTAATCTGATAGTTTAATTTATGCTTATCAAGTTCTTTTATAATAGGCTGCAAGAATTCATCTATAATTTTCTGTCTTTCCTTTTCGCTTTCAATAAGCTTTTGCTTGATGCTAAAATAAAATTCAGGTTCATGATATTGAAGAACAATATCTTCTAATTCCGATTTTAACTTATAAAAGCCCAAACGGTGCGAAATAGGAATATAAACTGCTTCAACAAGATTTAGTAATTGGTTCTGTTCTACTACATTATCAATCTGCTTAATGTGTCGAAGTTTATATACTTGGGCTGCTAACTGAATCAGAACAGCGCGCATATCGTTAGAAACTGAAAGCAATAATTGACGATGATAATCGGCTTGACTAATAGCCTTTGCCGTATTGATATTTTTAATATTAAAGCTACCTTCTACTATGCGCCATATAGACTCGCCAAAGTTATCTACTATTAGCTTTTTATCCGGAGTTTGCTCCAAACCACAAGCAAATACAGCACTGATAAGGCTATAGGAAAAAGTATTAAGTTCATCAGCTAAAATATCCAAAACACCTTCTACGTATTTTTTACGATCACTGGTAATTTCTTGTTGACCGACAAATATAGACCAAGCTTTTTCAACTAACAGAGCATGTTCATCACCCTGTATATTCTGAATATAATTTTTGTATTTTATAATTTGCTCGTTCACTGTTTTCTATCCTATTTGCTTTAAAATTAAACGTCCTTTAGTAATTCCATATACCTCGCATTTAAGAAAATTGGGTTTAAAGTCCGGTTTACGTTGACTATCATTTATTGGTATTACTGAAGATATATCACCTTCCGGATCTCTCACTTTCAGCACATGGATATCTTCATTAAACTTATCTTTTTCCTTTGCATGCTCAATAAACTCTACTTCTACAGTAGCTCCCAAACTATATCGTGGATGTTTAGGCTCAAAAAAGACCTTTCCTTTACAATTAACTTTATCAATACGAATCTCGACCTTTTCGCCTAAGGCAAATCCGTAATTCTTATAAGGAGCTTTCTCCATTAAATGCCTATTTCCATAGATATCTTCCATAACATAATATTCTACGCCATCGGGCATTACTGTAGTTTTAACCAACAAAAACAAGTAATATCGGTTTATTTCT is drawn from Bacteroidales bacterium and contains these coding sequences:
- a CDS encoding phosphoadenylyl-sulfate reductase, which gives rise to MQSQIKELQNLVENKSPEEIIKIFIEKFQDRIAFSSSLGAEDQVITDMISKINKSTKIFTLDTGRVFPETYDLIDRTSKRYKIPIQVYFPDAKQVEEMVNEKGINLFFESIENRKLCCHIRKIEPLKRAFKGLDVWICGLRRDQSVTRTDVQIVEWDEANGLIKLNPIVDWTEEEVWDYIKENRVPYNRLHDKGFPSVGCQPCTRAIEEGEDTRAGRWWWENPETKECGLHVK
- a CDS encoding bifunctional (p)ppGpp synthetase/guanosine-3',5'-bis(diphosphate) 3'-pyrophosphohydrolase, which codes for MNEQIIKYKNYIQNIQGDEHALLVEKAWSIFVGQQEITSDRKKYVEGVLDILADELNTFSYSLISAVFACGLEQTPDKKLIVDNFGESIWRIVEGSFNIKNINTAKAISQADYHRQLLLSVSNDMRAVLIQLAAQVYKLRHIKQIDNVVEQNQLLNLVEAVYIPISHRLGFYKLKSELEDIVLQYHEPEFYFSIKQKLIESEKERQKIIDEFLQPIIKELDKHKLNYQIKSRVKSINSIYTKMKKQGIPFEKVFDLWAIRIILDSDPKLEKADCWHVYSVVTNIYKPDLSRLRDWITMPKSSGYESLHATVQDKNNRNVEVQIRTTRMDDEAENGMAAHWKYKGGKGGDGIDYWLSLIRKAIQENGAPTSAFDLNSAKSFSNEIFVFTPQGDLKKLSGGATVLDFAFSIHSDIGSHCANALVNGKIVPIKYVLKNGDQVQIITSKNQKPSADWLKFVMSNRTKIRIRKALDEERLLEISRGKEILERRFKNWKMDFNQTVIDRLVEYYKFKQIHDLYLNVSLEKIDPLDLKKILLQEPKAEEKENLVLTEDNTIVEEQMEDKLDKSSQDILTVDQIDHINYKFAKCCNPIPGDRIFGFVTVSKGITIHRTTCKNAANMRSRFPYRIIPAQWKAQKQKLNFKTTVGIKGRDDVGLLNKVTQVISNDLSINMLSSSFQSSGGVFSGLIKVFVHDVEHLELMIEKLSLIKGVEQVYRKD
- the scpB gene encoding methylmalonyl-CoA decarboxylase; its protein translation is MSFIKTHIENQIATITLNNDKNKNAFDSKLLSELCATFDAFKTDEIRVVILRNNTEANVWCAGSNINELPESGKDPLPINNPLEKLMRKIEVFPHPIIAMLDGSVWGGGCDLAFSCDILIGTSQTSFAITTAKMGVPYNAIGILNFLNRVPINIAKEMFYTALPITADKAYNLGILNHLVDHDEIEDFTYTLAQQIIDNSPLSITVTKQQLNLLSKARPLDSQAIETINKLRYLAYTSEDMKEGKKAFLEKRKPKFKGK
- a CDS encoding M14 family metallopeptidase, with product MKSSLFLLVSILFLNLAVEAQVNLLTIAESSNYTKTSTHQDVLNFIKILDKNSPYLRIDTIGKTTEGKPIPLLILANPMIDSPEDIRNDERLVLYFQANIHPGEIEGKEATQALAREMINNPDNKYFKKLIILIVPDLNADGNDKMSEKNRTNQNGPKSVGVRYNGQQLDINRDAMKLETPEMQAVVSQIYNRWDPAIVVDMHTTNGSYHVEPVTFTWQMNPNGDRNLINYMRDNMMPWVSKTLKGKYKTLNCFYGEFIDRGDRSKGWISYASETRYMTNYVGVRNRLSILDENYVYADYKSRVLGSHNLLLSIMDFAVDNKDEIKNILAKADERNLLRGLNTTKADSFALKYKGYPTPKLATIMTYEVEPYKDKNGRTRYKKTDKQVDVTVPYIADYYATKQIAYPYAYILNTTNEKVINTLKLHGIELKQLNSDIELEVERYKISSLKPVSRLNQGHYLNTIEGEYIIEKKEFKAGTYYILSSQKLGSLAAYLLEPETDDGLLRWNFFDRYLVPQWGSYYFPYPVYRLMQPTSL
- a CDS encoding ComEC family competence protein is translated as ILWIFFLKKYHQYKFRWINGFLLTIIFLTFGIIAFWYNSPLNRQSHYTKFADTKAYLIKIESPFTETAKTYKSIGRVKAVFTAKDSIWKTSNGRIILYFQKQDEFPLKYNDEIIYTSKLTPIQGTQNPYAFDYGKYMRRKGIFHQIFIKESDWKQVESQRNFSLQSLAIKLRTKLLNIINNLQFESENKAVAAALLIGYDEYLDDNLRSLFAGSGAMHILCVSGLHVGIIFMLSNFLFGFLGKIPFGNELKTIIILAIIWFYTLITGLSPSVMRAATMFTFMIIGKLFNRKGNTYNSLAASALLLLLIDPNLIYNIGFQLSYGAVFAILYIQAKLFKLLYFKNILLSKIWALICVSIAAQIGTFPLAIYYFHQFPNYFLLTNLWVIPLAFIVITGGIIVLLIGLFGLSSSLLGIIASNFLNLSLISLNKGVEIINQLPNAVSHNLSLAQSEVLLSYILLFSAITLILYRKRIWFFPMLSTVLLLLMSFIFTNTNNLKSDVWVVYKTNSWSAMDFISKQKSVLLGDSAFIFDQQKQKFIVGENHIKNGVKKRVVLQNFQSDSLNVLTFKENIILFNSLRILYLDKVQTKRSFKTPLAINYIVIAKDAKVNLEELRSQYSFNAIIFDSSNHWWRIKQLKSEADALGISYWDVNEKGAFVFSLNALPISINT